From the Solanum pennellii chromosome 4, SPENNV200 genome, one window contains:
- the LOC107017367 gene encoding LOB domain-containing protein 1-like — translation MEDKSEYSCPHHPCAACKILRRRCVEKCVLAPYFPPTHPLKFTIAHRVFGASNIIKMLQELPEDQREDAVSSMVYEANARIRDPVYGCAAIICQLQKQISELQADLVKAQVEIMNVQTQNTNLVALICTEMTQNQENNDHQQAYGNSNTCLEDNNVYAPWKSLWT, via the exons ATGGAAGACAAGAGTGAGTATTCTTGTCCTCATCATCCTTGTGCAGCCTGCAAGATCCTTCGTAGGAGATGTGTGGAGAAATGTGTGTTGGCACCTTACTTTCCCCCCACTCACCCACTTAAGTTCACCATTGCTCATAGAGTCTTTGGTGCTAGCAACATCATCAAAATGCTACAG GAGCTTCCAGAGGATCAAAGAGAAGATGCAGTGAGTAGCATGGTGTATGAGGCGAATGCAAGGATTAGAGATCCAGTATATGGTTGCGCCGCGATAATTTGTCAGCTTCAAAAACAAATAAGTGAGCTTCAAGCAGATCTTGTCAAGGCTCAAGTAGAGATTATGAATGTTCAAACACAAAATACCAATTTGGTGGCATTAATTTGCACAGAAATGacacaaaatcaagaaaataatgatcatCAACAAGCTTATGGAAATTCCAACACTTGTTTGGAAGACAACAATGTATATGCACCTTGGAAATCACTTTGGACATGA